In Limnobaculum parvum, one DNA window encodes the following:
- the fsa gene encoding fructose-6-phosphate aldolase yields MELYLDTADIAEVKRLARIYPVQGVTTNPSIIAKGGVPVWEVLTQLRAALGQGSTLFAQVMARTADEMVAEAQQLSEYSPGIVVKVPVTMEGLAAIKQLNTLGIPTLGTAVYSAAQGLLAALAGAIYVAPYVNRVDAQGGDGIQTVRELQTLLQLHAPHAKVLAASFKTPRQALDCMLIGCGAITLPLDVVQQFLAAPAVDAAIDKFEQDWLGAFSSLSL; encoded by the coding sequence ATGGAGCTTTATTTAGATACTGCGGATATTGCTGAAGTTAAGCGCTTGGCACGTATATATCCGGTACAAGGGGTAACCACCAATCCCAGTATCATTGCAAAAGGAGGGGTACCCGTATGGGAAGTTCTCACTCAGTTACGAGCCGCATTGGGACAAGGTAGCACATTGTTTGCTCAGGTGATGGCGCGTACTGCTGATGAAATGGTTGCCGAAGCACAGCAATTGTCAGAGTACTCACCCGGTATCGTGGTTAAGGTTCCGGTCACCATGGAAGGTTTGGCGGCGATTAAGCAATTAAACACTTTAGGTATTCCAACATTAGGAACCGCGGTATACAGCGCAGCGCAGGGGCTGTTAGCGGCATTAGCGGGTGCTATTTATGTCGCACCTTATGTTAATAGGGTTGATGCTCAGGGAGGGGATGGAATACAGACGGTACGTGAACTTCAAACCCTGCTGCAGCTCCATGCTCCTCATGCAAAAGTATTGGCCGCCAGCTTTAAAACACCGCGTCAGGCACTTGATTGTATGTTAATTGGGTGCGGAGCTATCACATTACCACTGGATGTTGTACAGCAGTTCCTTGCTGCGCCTGCCGTAGACGCGGCGATAGACAAATTTGAGCAAGATTGGCTTGGTGCGTTTAGTTCACTTTCTCTCTGA
- the ptsP gene encoding phosphoenolpyruvate--protein phosphotransferase yields the protein MPQIVKFCCELPNGVHARPASLVEALCNQFSAHIEWYNLRTDRRGDAKSALAIIGTDTLMGDECHISILGSDSQTAFDRLSAFITQEFPHCDAPLQKVDADEVVELPASLTNLHPHIIRARPVSSGIAQGALTHLVAFNFAQPGELPKIGDVKAEQKLLDNGLNNLLKLINIQLLENSGTTTAVLEAHRSLVTDVSLRHEINQNILSGTGCAQAIINGANHFCQQFANSSSDYLRERALDVRDVCFQLLQQIYGTARFPSQGQLEHDSICMADELTPSQFLELDKKRLKGLLLSSGGSTSHTVILARSFNIPTLVGVDASQLAPYLKQQVQIDGDLGLVVVELTEPVKRYYRQEAAVQQRIREQQQAYFDLPGCSADGIRLEIAANIAHSVEAAPAFANGAEGIGLFRTEMLYMDRSHAPSEEELYNIYCQALEHANGRSIIVRTMDIGGDKPVEYLKIPAENNPFLGYRAVRIYQEFLSLFHTQLRSILRASAHGSLKIMIPMISSMEEILWVKDQLAEVKQKLRSEQIPFNEKIPFGIMLEVPSVMFIIDQCCEEIDFFSIGSNDLTQYLLAVDRDNAKVTKHYNSLNPAFLRALDYAVQMVHRQGKWIGLCGELGAKGSVLPLLVGMGLDELSMSAPSIPATKARLAQLDTKECRQLLNKAMNCRTSLEVEHLLAQFRMTQQDAPLINEGCISIRNDWQSKEEVIKGMTDNLLLTGRCRYPRKLEADVWAREAVFATSLGFGFAIPHTKSEHIEQSTISVARLPKAVVWGDEDVQFVIMLTLNKHAAGDQHMRIFSRLARRIMHEEFRASLMNAKEANEIVTLLTRELEL from the coding sequence ATGCCGCAAATTGTGAAGTTTTGTTGTGAATTGCCAAATGGTGTACATGCTCGCCCCGCGAGTCTCGTCGAAGCATTATGTAATCAGTTTTCTGCTCATATTGAATGGTATAACTTGCGGACCGATCGTCGCGGCGATGCCAAAAGTGCGTTAGCCATCATCGGTACGGATACGTTGATGGGAGACGAATGCCATATTTCAATTTTGGGGAGCGATTCTCAGACGGCATTTGATCGTTTATCCGCGTTTATTACCCAAGAGTTCCCACATTGTGATGCGCCTTTGCAAAAGGTCGATGCTGATGAAGTTGTGGAATTACCGGCCTCATTGACGAATTTACATCCCCATATTATTCGTGCCCGGCCAGTAAGTAGCGGTATTGCACAAGGGGCACTGACTCATTTGGTGGCGTTTAATTTCGCCCAGCCAGGAGAGCTGCCTAAGATCGGCGATGTGAAAGCCGAGCAAAAATTATTAGATAATGGTTTGAATAATTTACTGAAATTAATAAATATTCAACTGTTAGAAAACAGTGGTACAACGACGGCGGTGCTGGAGGCCCATCGTTCTCTGGTTACCGATGTGTCTTTACGTCATGAGATTAATCAAAACATCTTATCGGGCACCGGCTGCGCGCAAGCCATCATTAATGGGGCTAACCATTTTTGTCAGCAATTTGCTAACTCTTCAAGTGACTATCTTCGGGAGCGGGCGTTGGATGTGCGTGATGTTTGTTTCCAATTGCTACAACAAATCTACGGTACCGCTCGATTCCCATCACAAGGGCAGTTGGAGCATGACAGCATTTGCATGGCCGATGAGCTTACCCCCAGCCAATTTCTTGAACTGGATAAAAAACGACTTAAAGGATTATTACTCAGCAGTGGAGGAAGCACTTCTCATACGGTCATTCTAGCTCGTTCGTTTAATATTCCTACCTTGGTCGGCGTTGATGCCAGTCAGTTAGCGCCTTATTTAAAGCAGCAGGTACAAATAGATGGCGATCTCGGGCTGGTGGTGGTGGAACTGACCGAGCCGGTAAAACGTTATTACCGACAAGAAGCGGCGGTTCAACAACGTATCAGAGAACAGCAGCAAGCCTATTTTGACCTGCCGGGGTGCAGCGCAGATGGTATTCGTCTGGAAATTGCGGCAAATATTGCCCATTCTGTTGAAGCCGCGCCCGCTTTTGCTAATGGTGCTGAAGGGATCGGTCTGTTTCGTACAGAAATGCTGTATATGGATCGTTCTCATGCGCCATCAGAAGAAGAACTTTATAATATTTACTGTCAGGCATTAGAACATGCCAATGGGCGCAGTATTATTGTTCGCACCATGGATATTGGCGGTGATAAACCGGTGGAATATCTGAAAATCCCTGCGGAAAATAACCCATTTCTTGGCTATCGTGCCGTCCGTATTTATCAGGAATTTTTATCTCTTTTTCATACACAGCTACGATCAATTTTACGGGCGTCCGCTCATGGCTCACTAAAAATAATGATCCCCATGATTTCCTCTATGGAAGAGATTTTGTGGGTAAAGGATCAATTAGCTGAAGTGAAACAAAAACTGCGTTCAGAACAAATTCCTTTTAATGAAAAGATACCGTTTGGCATTATGCTGGAAGTGCCCTCGGTGATGTTCATCATCGATCAGTGCTGTGAGGAAATTGATTTCTTTAGCATTGGAAGTAATGACCTGACTCAGTATTTATTAGCGGTGGATCGTGACAACGCGAAAGTGACTAAACATTACAATAGTCTTAATCCTGCCTTTTTACGCGCTTTGGATTATGCGGTTCAAATGGTTCATCGTCAGGGGAAATGGATTGGATTATGCGGTGAATTAGGGGCTAAAGGATCGGTTCTTCCACTGTTAGTTGGCATGGGGCTGGATGAACTGAGTATGAGCGCGCCGTCCATACCGGCAACCAAAGCACGGTTAGCACAGCTGGACACGAAAGAATGTCGTCAGCTATTAAATAAAGCGATGAACTGTAGGACCTCTTTAGAGGTGGAGCATTTGCTGGCTCAATTTAGAATGACACAGCAAGACGCTCCGCTTATCAACGAGGGATGCATCTCTATTCGCAACGACTGGCAGAGCAAAGAGGAAGTTATCAAAGGAATGACCGATAACTTACTGCTGACGGGGCGCTGTCGTTATCCTCGCAAATTAGAAGCGGATGTATGGGCCCGTGAAGCGGTATTTGCCACCAGCTTGGGTTTTGGATTCGCCATTCCACATACCAAATCTGAACATATCGAACAATCAACCATCAGCGTTGCTCGCCTGCCTAAGGCGGTGGTGTGGGGCGATGAAGATGTGCAGTTCGTGATTATGCTAACCCTTAATAAACATGCAGCAGGGGACCAGCATATGCGGATTTTCTCACGTCTGGCACGCCGCATTATGCATGAAGAATTCCGCGCATCTCTGATGAATGCCAAAGAGGCAAACGAGATTGTGACCTTATTAACACGCGAACTTGAACTTTAA
- a CDS encoding AAA domain-containing protein: MEIKKVGGAGLHASELKAISKMEQQFQKSWHGFAGLVVSDAQGPMEIDCLIITHDRLLLVELKEWNGTIEYDNGMWIQNGQNRGKSPFAIKREHALRLQKLLDRELSHNLGYWLAVEAHVVLCGNATPDNLPLIERPFVHSLDEFLAIRAPEKYDSLVANKKLAGFFNTTGKARPNSEKSLPTIYTFFDGPKVQKKELVVGNFQVHTNKPWFSHRNSIYKEYSAQDRSMPATKGLIRRWDFNQLGTLHALQSTWSNIALRENRIGKFIRDNSNMRDYLLRYVNDASADDVTEDFCELYELPRNTDRLDEIIASDSASWSREQRLDRVRALLAPFGDLHALNIAHRDVDPHNLWYAKNHQSILTSGFGAAFFPETGTVADHRKLLQSSPISLPEDAMCAGDIIDAFRIDVFLLASVAYQICFNQKLKLVDGVPEWTPPVNDPFDGLLTSWFEKALSWDAAERFNGAHSMLTEFNSLTGTSAAEDNESQQIFEQLMHSPHRRQDLTPYLILQAFPPPAEKLQDAINALSSESNKKVFLAQKDNQEILVKLWGNVQITQNQPGSNRRILQFLKRLDKFQDTSLATPKVLDFGLMNPQGLFVATEYVEGEIWPSFLLDLTLSQEDKRSMAINLVSTVMDFHDKRFAHGDLHPENILLKDSNVEQVMLLDVLDYGSETEAFNTDYGPANPAITDAYGRDRFAVFKIVEELFAGDLPANIQEELIRARDNQTQIPVALTPLFNALQTALEPEQTVQPEVKEEEPILLTWGANSFPETPTLLEPIDGGYYFNCKWSKSQGHGRDKELACFITGNTSYLQVNLDVEARKILKVRHITSIPLSDVVSAQRRSVGRLTRPIALKNGTLDERCSLVDAILSMETVIDALIEEFSSSEDISEPPLTDEDRRELSPEKLWKALADTEEQIRQGFQIEYSAEEKVSDSGHPMYPYLCLDGRDLQIDIDETYYIYQPRSDERLGELVINETTGSYIAIDPVNHWASKQFTPGKLLQLESIRSKSSRELRLKALNRVMAKKSVIPNLIDYFDIRQKPALREMAERPTAQKLRELYDVPGQETNSKQLDAFQYLVGQGPIGVLQGPPGTGKTTFVSKFIHYLFEHAGVNNILLVGQQHSAVDNVAIKALELCSNKGLELDTIRIGNESLIDDRMLPTHARALQQKIRHKFHREYDMRVSALSTRLQLPHELVQDATRLHRSLAPLLVQLGQYERQREKLIRTGGEANENNAGQLTELMNQRNQTVETIETIVRQQFNNTLGELPTDSELLLDKLLQMLAQNHAVNNPVKVERLHQLLSLSQEWLDVLRSGEAGYERFMLKTKQLACGTLVGVGRRSLELDHSQFDWVIVDEAGRAQASELMVALQSAKRVLLVGDHKQLPPFYQNEHIKHASRLLEVSQEAFQESDFERAFKACGGVTLDTQYRMIEPIGDLVSACFYADDIGKLYTGRGPAKPWYNELPPPWNKGVSWIDTTSKQGEKEAKPGYTNQHEINLLLQSLRVLVDADAVEHLQRTVTNEHPYPIGIITMYRAQKNEIETQISQAEWMGPLRHLVRIDTVDSYQGQENKIIILSLVRDNPNTLQGFLRDAPRINVAISRAQERLVVLGASRMWRKDNNDSALGSVYEYIAEQSTQDNSHYQVITTLEFNKEAIPA; this comes from the coding sequence ATGGAAATAAAAAAGGTAGGTGGAGCAGGACTTCACGCAAGTGAGCTTAAAGCAATCAGTAAAATGGAACAGCAATTCCAAAAAAGCTGGCACGGATTCGCAGGATTGGTTGTATCCGATGCTCAAGGACCAATGGAAATTGACTGCCTTATTATTACCCATGACCGCCTGCTTTTGGTCGAACTCAAAGAGTGGAATGGCACGATAGAGTATGACAATGGGATGTGGATCCAAAATGGTCAAAACCGTGGCAAAAGCCCCTTTGCCATCAAACGAGAACATGCCCTACGCCTGCAGAAGTTACTCGATAGAGAGTTATCACACAACCTCGGCTATTGGCTCGCTGTAGAGGCCCATGTTGTGCTCTGTGGCAATGCTACTCCAGACAATCTCCCCTTGATAGAGAGACCTTTCGTCCACTCGCTGGATGAGTTTCTCGCTATTCGAGCTCCTGAGAAGTATGATTCTCTAGTTGCAAACAAAAAACTTGCAGGTTTCTTCAACACTACAGGGAAAGCCAGGCCAAACTCTGAAAAGTCCCTACCAACCATCTACACATTTTTCGACGGTCCGAAGGTTCAGAAAAAAGAACTGGTTGTTGGTAACTTCCAGGTTCATACGAATAAACCTTGGTTTTCTCACCGAAACTCTATCTACAAGGAATACTCAGCTCAAGATCGGTCAATGCCTGCAACAAAGGGACTGATACGACGTTGGGACTTCAATCAACTGGGTACTCTGCATGCCTTACAATCAACATGGTCTAATATTGCCCTGCGTGAAAATCGGATTGGAAAATTTATTCGTGATAACAGTAACATGCGTGATTACTTACTTAGATACGTCAACGATGCTTCAGCCGATGACGTCACAGAAGATTTCTGTGAGTTGTATGAGTTGCCTCGAAATACCGATCGTTTAGATGAAATCATCGCCAGTGATTCCGCATCCTGGTCAAGGGAGCAACGGCTCGATCGAGTACGAGCTCTTCTGGCCCCTTTTGGTGACTTACATGCATTAAACATTGCTCATCGTGATGTTGACCCACATAATCTCTGGTATGCCAAAAATCACCAAAGTATTCTGACATCTGGTTTTGGTGCCGCATTCTTTCCGGAAACCGGAACAGTGGCAGATCATCGAAAATTACTGCAGAGCTCACCAATTTCCCTACCGGAAGATGCGATGTGTGCAGGTGACATCATTGACGCTTTTCGTATTGATGTCTTCCTACTGGCCTCTGTAGCCTATCAAATTTGCTTCAATCAGAAGCTTAAACTAGTGGATGGAGTCCCCGAATGGACACCACCTGTAAACGATCCTTTCGATGGTCTCTTAACCTCGTGGTTTGAGAAAGCACTCTCTTGGGATGCTGCTGAACGCTTTAATGGTGCCCATAGCATGCTGACAGAGTTCAATTCTCTCACAGGAACAAGCGCCGCAGAAGATAATGAGTCCCAGCAGATCTTTGAGCAGTTGATGCACAGTCCCCATCGACGCCAAGATCTCACACCATACTTGATCCTACAGGCCTTCCCTCCTCCTGCAGAAAAACTGCAGGATGCCATCAACGCCCTGTCTAGCGAGAGTAATAAGAAGGTTTTCCTGGCTCAGAAGGATAATCAAGAAATACTTGTGAAGTTATGGGGAAATGTTCAGATAACGCAAAATCAACCGGGGTCTAACCGCCGAATACTACAGTTTCTAAAGCGCTTGGATAAATTTCAGGATACTTCTCTAGCGACTCCAAAGGTCCTAGACTTCGGTTTAATGAATCCACAAGGACTATTTGTAGCTACTGAATATGTGGAAGGTGAAATTTGGCCAAGTTTCTTGTTGGATTTAACCTTGTCTCAAGAAGACAAGCGAAGTATGGCTATTAATCTAGTTAGTACCGTGATGGACTTTCACGACAAGCGATTTGCCCATGGGGATCTACATCCAGAGAATATTCTTCTGAAAGACAGCAATGTCGAGCAAGTCATGCTTCTGGACGTGCTTGATTACGGCAGTGAAACAGAGGCATTCAATACTGATTACGGGCCGGCAAATCCAGCTATCACCGATGCTTATGGTCGTGACCGGTTTGCTGTCTTCAAGATCGTTGAAGAGCTATTCGCAGGAGATTTGCCTGCAAACATTCAGGAGGAACTCATTCGTGCTCGTGACAATCAAACACAAATCCCAGTTGCCCTTACCCCATTATTCAATGCATTACAAACAGCCCTAGAGCCAGAACAAACTGTTCAGCCTGAAGTTAAAGAAGAGGAGCCTATCTTACTAACTTGGGGAGCTAACAGTTTTCCAGAAACGCCTACGTTGTTGGAACCCATTGATGGCGGTTATTACTTCAACTGCAAATGGAGTAAGAGTCAAGGTCACGGTAGGGATAAAGAACTTGCTTGTTTTATTACGGGCAATACCTCATATCTGCAAGTAAACCTAGATGTTGAAGCACGTAAAATTCTTAAAGTCCGACATATTACTTCTATTCCTCTAAGTGATGTTGTCAGCGCACAACGGCGTTCTGTAGGGCGGCTAACACGTCCTATTGCTCTCAAAAATGGAACTTTGGATGAACGATGCTCGTTGGTTGATGCAATTCTAAGTATGGAGACTGTTATTGATGCACTTATTGAGGAATTTAGTTCTTCAGAGGACATTTCAGAGCCCCCCTTAACGGATGAAGATCGCCGTGAGTTATCTCCAGAAAAACTGTGGAAAGCATTGGCTGATACGGAAGAACAAATTCGTCAAGGTTTTCAAATTGAATATAGCGCGGAGGAAAAAGTCAGCGATAGTGGGCATCCTATGTATCCCTATCTGTGTCTGGATGGACGAGATCTACAAATTGACATAGATGAGACCTATTATATCTATCAGCCTAGATCAGATGAAAGACTTGGCGAGCTCGTGATTAACGAAACGACTGGCAGTTATATAGCGATAGATCCCGTCAATCATTGGGCTAGTAAGCAGTTTACACCTGGCAAGTTGCTTCAACTTGAATCCATTCGCAGTAAATCATCAAGGGAGCTACGGCTTAAAGCGTTGAACCGGGTTATGGCTAAAAAGTCAGTCATACCAAACTTGATCGACTATTTTGATATCCGACAAAAACCAGCTCTGAGAGAAATGGCAGAGCGTCCAACTGCTCAGAAACTTCGGGAGTTATACGATGTACCAGGGCAGGAAACAAACAGTAAACAGCTTGACGCATTCCAGTACTTGGTAGGACAAGGTCCTATCGGTGTTCTTCAAGGACCACCAGGTACCGGTAAAACTACCTTTGTCAGTAAATTCATCCATTACTTGTTTGAACATGCCGGTGTAAATAACATCTTACTGGTGGGCCAACAGCACTCGGCGGTGGATAATGTCGCGATTAAAGCTCTTGAGCTTTGCTCAAACAAAGGTCTAGAGCTAGATACTATCCGAATTGGCAATGAATCACTAATTGATGACCGCATGTTGCCGACCCACGCCCGAGCTTTGCAACAGAAGATCCGCCATAAGTTTCATCGGGAATATGATATGCGAGTTAGTGCTCTCTCTACTCGACTGCAGCTACCACATGAACTTGTTCAAGATGCAACACGATTACACCGTAGCCTAGCGCCTTTATTAGTACAATTAGGACAATACGAACGCCAGCGAGAAAAGCTGATACGCACTGGCGGAGAGGCTAATGAGAACAATGCGGGGCAATTAACGGAGTTAATGAACCAACGCAACCAGACGGTAGAAACGATTGAGACAATCGTGCGCCAGCAGTTCAATAATACGCTTGGTGAGCTACCAACGGATAGTGAGCTGTTACTAGACAAACTGTTACAGATGTTGGCTCAAAACCATGCTGTGAACAATCCCGTCAAGGTGGAGCGCCTGCATCAATTATTATCCCTAAGTCAAGAGTGGCTCGATGTTTTGCGCTCTGGAGAAGCTGGTTATGAACGGTTTATGCTGAAAACTAAACAATTAGCTTGCGGTACCCTAGTGGGAGTTGGACGTCGTAGTTTAGAGCTGGATCATAGCCAGTTTGATTGGGTTATCGTCGACGAAGCTGGTCGTGCTCAAGCCAGTGAGTTAATGGTTGCGCTGCAAAGCGCGAAACGCGTCTTATTGGTGGGCGATCATAAGCAGTTACCGCCGTTTTACCAGAACGAGCATATAAAACACGCAAGCAGGCTACTTGAAGTTAGTCAAGAAGCCTTTCAAGAATCTGATTTCGAGCGAGCCTTCAAGGCATGTGGCGGAGTCACTCTAGATACACAATACAGGATGATTGAACCCATTGGTGATCTAGTCTCAGCCTGTTTTTACGCCGATGATATTGGCAAGCTATACACAGGGCGAGGGCCAGCCAAGCCTTGGTATAATGAATTACCTCCCCCATGGAACAAGGGCGTTAGCTGGATCGATACCACCTCTAAGCAGGGAGAGAAAGAAGCTAAACCCGGCTACACTAACCAACATGAAATAAATCTGTTATTACAATCGTTGCGAGTTTTAGTAGATGCGGATGCTGTTGAACACCTGCAACGAACAGTTACAAATGAGCATCCTTATCCTATTGGTATCATTACTATGTATAGGGCTCAGAAAAATGAGATTGAAACTCAGATCAGTCAAGCCGAATGGATGGGACCGCTTCGTCACTTGGTAAGAATCGACACCGTAGACTCTTACCAAGGGCAGGAAAATAAAATCATTATTCTTAGCTTGGTGCGGGATAATCCCAATACCCTACAAGGTTTTTTGCGGGATGCACCTCGAATCAATGTAGCAATTTCTCGGGCACAGGAGCGTTTAGTTGTCCTTGGAGCTAGCCGCATGTGGCGTAAAGATAATAATGACTCCGCATTGGGCTCGGTGTATGAATATATCGCTGAGCAATCAACCCAAGACAATAGCCACTATCAGGTAATTACAACTCTCGAATTCAACAAGGAAGCCATACCAGCATGA
- a CDS encoding PTS fructose-like transporter subunit IIB produces MTKIIAVTACPSGVAHTYMAAEALERAAKAKGWECKVETQGSIGIENELTPDDISAASIVILTKDIGIKHEERFQGKTIVRVNISDAVKRADTILEKISAHLTQAA; encoded by the coding sequence ATGACCAAAATTATTGCTGTAACCGCTTGCCCTTCTGGTGTTGCTCACACCTATATGGCTGCCGAAGCGCTGGAACGTGCCGCAAAGGCAAAAGGATGGGAATGTAAAGTCGAAACTCAGGGGTCAATTGGCATTGAGAATGAATTAACTCCCGACGATATCTCCGCTGCTAGCATCGTTATTTTAACCAAAGATATTGGTATTAAGCATGAAGAGAGATTCCAAGGAAAAACCATCGTCCGGGTAAATATTAGCGATGCGGTAAAACGCGCAGATACGATTCTGGAAAAAATTAGCGCCCACTTAACACAAGCCGCTTAA
- a CDS encoding PTS fructose transporter subunit EIIC — MKELVQILKHTRQHLMTGVSHMIPFVVSGGVLLAISIMLYGKGAVPDALTDPNLKKLFDIGVAGLTLMVPFLAAYIGYSIADRSALAPCAIGAWVGNSYGAGFFGAIIAGLIGGILVFYLKKIAVPKILRSVMPIFVIPVIGTMLTAGIMMWGLGEPIGILTNALTTWLQGMQQGSIIVLAIIMGLMLAFDMGGPVNKVAYAFMLICVAQGVYTVVAIAAVGIATPATGMGLATLIGRKYYTAEEREAGKASLLMGCVGVTEGAIPFAAADPLRVIPSIMFGTVCGTVTAAVLGAQCYAGWGGVIVLPVVEGKLAYLAALLVGMVVTAISVNLLKSIAAKNQVPKTNEKEDDLDLDFEIN, encoded by the coding sequence ATGAAGGAGTTGGTTCAGATACTAAAACATACGCGTCAGCACTTAATGACGGGTGTATCGCATATGATACCTTTCGTGGTCTCGGGAGGCGTCTTACTTGCAATTTCTATCATGCTATACGGCAAAGGCGCGGTACCCGATGCCCTTACCGATCCCAATTTAAAAAAATTATTTGATATCGGTGTCGCCGGTTTAACCTTAATGGTGCCATTTCTGGCAGCTTATATTGGTTACTCCATTGCTGACCGTTCGGCGCTGGCACCTTGTGCCATCGGAGCATGGGTCGGTAATTCATATGGTGCCGGTTTCTTTGGTGCCATTATTGCCGGGCTAATCGGTGGCATTCTCGTTTTTTACCTCAAAAAAATAGCGGTACCTAAAATATTACGTTCCGTTATGCCTATCTTCGTTATCCCCGTTATCGGAACCATGTTAACGGCCGGAATCATGATGTGGGGGCTAGGTGAGCCTATTGGCATTCTGACTAATGCCTTAACCACTTGGCTTCAGGGTATGCAGCAGGGAAGCATTATCGTACTTGCCATCATTATGGGGCTGATGCTGGCTTTTGATATGGGCGGGCCGGTAAACAAAGTGGCTTATGCATTTATGCTTATCTGCGTTGCTCAGGGCGTGTATACCGTTGTCGCCATTGCGGCGGTGGGTATAGCCACACCGGCAACCGGCATGGGGCTTGCGACGCTCATCGGTCGCAAATACTACACGGCGGAAGAGCGCGAAGCCGGTAAAGCATCACTATTAATGGGCTGTGTTGGCGTAACCGAAGGGGCCATACCTTTTGCCGCGGCAGACCCTCTGCGAGTTATCCCTTCCATTATGTTTGGTACCGTCTGTGGCACTGTTACCGCTGCCGTTTTGGGTGCCCAGTGCTATGCAGGATGGGGCGGCGTCATCGTGTTACCTGTCGTTGAAGGCAAACTGGCCTATCTGGCGGCGTTACTGGTCGGCATGGTTGTCACGGCCATTAGCGTTAATCTGCTGAAAAGTATTGCTGCAAAAAATCAGGTACCAAAAACGAATGAAAAAGAAGACGATCTCGACCTGGATTTTGAGATTAATTAA
- a CDS encoding glycerol dehydrogenase yields the protein MSKFVFSSPRKYVQGMGVMKELGDYVAELGQNAFLVADDIVWGLIGDDVKSSLGSAKITFHYERFNGESSGNEIRRLADLARKAGTELVVGLGGGKTLDTVKAVADELKQPVVIVPTVASTDAPCSALSVIYTDDGVFDSYRFYTKNPDLVLVDTGVCVQAPVRLFASGIADGLATYAEALAVKRSHAKSMVGGDPTVAAMAIAEACEKTLLTYGYSAYLSVAKKVVTPAVEAVVEACTLLSGLGFENAGLAGAHAIHNGFTAIQGDIHHLSHGEKVAYGTLTHMVLEQRSDEEIAKYVRFYRSIKMPTTLKDLHLENESWDNLVKVGTLANSDGDTLKNLNPNLTGEDVANAILAVDAFSHSLI from the coding sequence ATGAGTAAATTTGTTTTCTCTTCACCGCGGAAATATGTTCAGGGTATGGGGGTAATGAAAGAGCTGGGCGACTATGTTGCCGAGCTTGGACAAAACGCGTTTTTAGTGGCTGATGACATTGTCTGGGGGCTGATCGGCGATGATGTTAAATCCTCTTTAGGCTCTGCAAAAATCACCTTCCACTATGAACGTTTTAACGGTGAGTCTTCCGGTAATGAAATTCGTCGACTTGCCGATTTAGCCCGTAAAGCGGGAACGGAGCTGGTTGTCGGTTTGGGTGGCGGAAAAACGCTGGATACGGTAAAAGCCGTTGCCGATGAACTGAAGCAGCCGGTAGTCATTGTTCCAACCGTTGCATCAACAGATGCACCGTGCAGCGCATTATCGGTTATTTATACCGATGACGGCGTGTTTGATAGCTACCGTTTCTATACTAAAAACCCGGATCTGGTACTGGTTGATACAGGCGTGTGCGTTCAGGCTCCGGTTCGTTTGTTTGCCTCGGGTATTGCCGATGGTTTAGCGACTTACGCTGAGGCGCTTGCGGTTAAACGCTCTCATGCCAAATCAATGGTGGGTGGCGATCCTACCGTTGCCGCAATGGCGATTGCCGAGGCCTGTGAAAAAACATTGTTAACTTATGGCTACAGCGCTTATCTGTCGGTTGCCAAAAAAGTCGTTACGCCAGCGGTTGAGGCCGTTGTTGAGGCATGTACATTACTGTCGGGTCTGGGTTTTGAAAATGCCGGGTTGGCGGGTGCTCATGCGATACACAATGGTTTTACGGCTATTCAGGGTGATATTCATCATTTAAGTCATGGTGAAAAAGTGGCTTATGGCACGCTGACCCATATGGTGTTAGAGCAGCGTTCTGATGAGGAAATTGCGAAATACGTCCGCTTCTATCGCTCAATCAAAATGCCAACCACGCTCAAAGATCTTCATCTTGAAAATGAAAGTTGGGACAATTTGGTTAAAGTCGGCACACTGGCTAACAGCGATGGCGATACCTTAAAGAATCTTAATCCTAATTTAACCGGTGAAGATGTGGCGAACGCCATACTGGCAGTTGATGCGTTTAGTCATAGCCTGATTTAG